The region TAGGGTTGGCGCCGGGAAAATTGGCGCGGACCACTACGGTCGGCGGAACGACTTCGGGGTATTCGCTGATGGGCAGCTGGAACAGCGAGATCGCACCAGCGATCAGGATCAACAGCGACAGCACCGCTGCGAAGATCGGCCGTGAAATGAAGAATTGGGAAAAATTCATCGAAGTTGTCGTCCCTTAACCGCGTGGAGTCGCAGCAGCCAGTTTCACAACCGAACCCGGCGCGACCTTGGCAGGTGCGACTTGGGGCAGATTGCTGGCTTCCAGCGCTTGTCGTTGTTGAGCCAGAGCGGCGAGGGTTTCTTTGGTGGCCATCGGGATCACTTCGGGAGTGACGGGCGAGCCAGGCCGAACCCGTTGCAAGCCCTTGACGATGACGGTGTCGTCCTTGTTCAAGCCGCTGCGCACGATACGCAGGCCCTCGATTTTCGGGCCCAGTTCGACGGCGCGGTAGACGGTCTTGTTGTCAGCATCCATCACCAACACGAACTTTTTACCGAGGTCGGTGCCGACGGCTTCATCATTGATCAGCACGGCGGAGTAAGTGCCGCTGCCGACCAGTTTCAAGCGTGCATACAGGCCTGGGGTGTAAGTGCCATCGGTGTTGTCGAACACCGCACGACCGCGAATGGTGCCGGTTTTCGGGTTCACTTGGTTGTCGACGAAGTTCATCACGCCTTGATGAGGGTTGCCGTCTTCATTGGACAGGCCGAGGTACACCGGCGTCGTGGCGCCGCGCTTACCCTGGCGAGCGAGCTGGGTATATTTCAAGAACACGCGTTCGTCCGCGTCGAAGTAAGCGTAAACCTTGTCGGTGGAGACGACGCTGGTGAGTGCAGTCGTATCGGCGGTAACCAGGTTACCGGCGGTAATTTCTGCACGGCTGACGCGACCACTGATGGGCGACGTGACACGGGTGAAGCTGAGGTTCAGTTTGGCCAGGTCCAGTTGCGCCTGCAGGGCACCGACGGCGGCGCGGGCTTCTTGCGAAGCGCTGGTACGCGAATCGGCCAGTTCTGCGGAGATGGCATTGCTGGTGCGCAAACGCTCACCGCGCTGGGCTTCGTTTTCGCTGCGTGTAGCGTTGGCTCGGGATTGAGCAACCAGGGCTTCAAGGCGGCGGACCTCAGCCTGGAAAGGGCGCGGGTCTATCTGGAATAGTAGATCGCCTTTCTTGATCAATGCACCTTCGGTGAAGGCCACTTCATCAATCTGCCCAGAGACACGTGGGCGAATCTCCACGGTTTCCGGCGCTTCGAGGCGTCCGGTGAATTCGTCCCACTCGTTGACTGGTTGTTCCAGTACCTTGGCCACGCTGACTTTAGCCGCTGGCATCGTGGCGGCAGTCTGCGGTGCCTTGCCGCAAGCGCTCATGATCACCACGGCCAATAAAGCCAGGGGGAAGCGCAAATGTTTGAGTGATTGTTCCATGGATGCATCCGCCAATATGTTGAGATGGGCGGATGATGCTCGGCAGGTTGGTATCTCACGAATCGAATGAGGCAAAGGTAACTATCATTCGGAATGATATAAGGCCCGAGGCAGCCCTCTAGCATGCACCTTTAGTTAGGGGGCTATCAATTTAAATTATGGCCAATCTGTGTTGCCAAGTATTGCAAGCTTAAAGCTTGGGCATTAGTCACGAAAGCGCCACACGCCCAACTACACCCTCAGGATCAGGCCAAGCTATCGGGATCGCCAAAGAACATCTGAATCCGCGACCTTAACCAACGTTCACCTGGATCGTTGTCCTGCGACCCGCGCCAAGCCATGTGTAATTCGAAACTGCGCACGGGTAACGGTGGATCTTCAGCCCGAACACCGCCAGCCGCCGTCAGCGCTTCGGCAGTATAGTCCGGCACAGTGGCGACAATATCTGTTCCGCTGATGAGCGTGCTCAGGCCGTTGAATTGCGGCACCGCAAGGACTACGTGACGCTTGCGTCCGAGTTTTTCCAGCTCTTCATCAATAAAGCCGCTCAGGTCACCCGCGAATGACACCAGGGCATGAGGTCGCGCACAGAAGTCATCCAGGCTCAGTGGCCCAGGGACGGTATCGGCCCGCAACAGCTTCGGCATGCTGCGGCGCAGCACTTTGCGCTTGGCGTTGGCAGGCAGGTCAGCGGTGTAGCTGACGCCAATCGAAATTTCCCCTGAGGCCAGTAGGCTCGGCATCAGGATGTAGTTGGCCCGGCGCACGACCAACACGATCCCAGGTGATTCTGCACGCAGACGTTTGAGCAACATGGGCAGCAACGCGAATTCAACGTCGTCCGACAGGCCGATACGAAACACCGCGGTGCTGGTGGCGGGATCGAACTCCGCTGCACGACTGACCGCCGTGGAAATTGAATCCAGTGCAGGAGAGAGCAGGGCGAAGATCTCAACGGCCCGTGCAGACGGTTCCATGCTACGGCCCGTTCGCACAAACAACGGATCGTCGAACAACCCGCGCAGGCGTGACAGCGCCGCACTGATGGCAGGCTGGCCGAGAAACAGTTTTTCTGCAGCGCGCGTCACACTGCGTTCGTGCATCAGCGTTTCGAATACGATCAACAGGTTCAGGTCGACACGACGCAGGTCATTACGATTCATCTGGAGTCCTGGCAGAGTCAGCAAGCTTGACGTGAGCGGCCATATGGGAACAATGGCCGGCGTGAATCTTACGGGCAAAGGCTGCTACTCTGCACCGTGTAATTTATTTTTCCTTAAAGGGCTGCCTCGGTTTTTTACGGCATTTGGTGATGTCGCCGGCGCTGCGGAATCAATGACAGGCATGTCGACTATTAATAGCCACTGATGGTCTTGGGTAAAAAGCCCAGATAGAGTTCGTGGCATTAGAGGTTACTTTGACGAGGTTTGCGATGTCCCGCACGATCCGTTTTCACAAGTTTGGTCCAGCCGAGGTGCTCAAGTGCGAAGAGCATGCGGCCGCTCTGCCTGCACCCGGTGAAGTGCAGGTGCGCGTCGAAGCAATTGGCATCAGTTGGTATGACATACTCTGGCGCCAAAATCTGGCCCCATCACACGCTCGTCTGCCTTCAGGCCTCGGCCATGAAATGTCCGGTGTAGTGACAGCGATCGGTAGCGGAGTCGATGACTTGGCACTTGGTGACAAGGTCGCCAGCTTCCCGGCACAAAGCCCCAACGATTACCCGGTTTACGGCGAACAGATCGTTCTGCCGCGTTCGGCGTTGACTCGCTACCCGGACGTGCTCAGCCCGATCGAGGCCAGCGTGTATTACACGCCGCTGCTGATTGCCTACTTTGCCTACGTCGATCTGGCCCGAGTCAAACCAGGGCAATTCGCCTTGGTGACGGACGCCAGCCACTGTGCCGGCCCATCTTTTGTACAGCTGGGCAAAGCCCTTGGTGTACGAGTGATTGCAGCGACCAAAACCGCAGAAGAGCGTGAGTATCTGCTGTCCCTCGGGGCTGAAAAAGTCATCGTCACCGAAGAGCAGGACCTGCTCATGCAGGTCAACAAACTCACCGATAACCGTGGCGTCGATGTGGTATTCGATGGTCTCGGAGGACCCCAGATGTCGTTACTTGGCGACGTCTTGGCGCCTCGCGGGAGCCTGGTGCTTTATGGTCTGCAAGGTGGTAATCAGACCCCGTTTCCAGCTTGTGCCGCGTTCCAGAAAAATATTCAGTTTTTCGTTCACTGCATTGGTAACTTCACCGGCAAGCCGGAGCTGGGCATCATTCAGGACGAGGTTGCATTGCAACGCGCCTTGCGTGACATCAACCAACTAACCGCTGACCGCGTGTTGCTGCCGCTCAAAACTCGGGTGTTCCCGTTCGCCGAGTTTGTCGAAGCTCACCGCTACATGGACGAATGCCCATGCCGCGAACGTGTTGCTCTTGAGGTTGCGCCTACGTAAACCGCCCGCCAGAGTCCGTGCCTGCACGGACTCTTTTTTAGCCTGACCTCCTTCTTTTGTGTTTTTTTACTGTTGGCAGCTTCTGCTGTTCACGGTGTCTTGTCCCCCGATTAAGCCCCCCTCCCATAGCGCGCTCGATGAAACGGTTCAGCCACTTCGACAACTGAACTGGTTTTTGCTCTTATTCTGTATCTTCTAATCATCATCTAAGCCCTGATAATTGAATGATTAATTTCATCTCAAGGAATGAGTCATGGCTGGGCGTTCGATTGATTGTTTTGAAGAGGCACTAATGACTGGTAAATGGCAAACGCCACATGGCTCAGTTGAAGAAAAATCGTGGATGTCTTCTTTCTTTATTTTTTGTACTCAATGTCTGTGGGACGCTGTAAGAATTTTCCTAGGACGCGGCGCTTTGTCTCGAAGTCCTTATTTTACGGGCTTCGCAGGGGAGGTGGCGAGGAAGGGCTCTAAATAAGTATAAATATTTCAAACAACTACAAAAAAGTTTAAGTGCTAGCATTTTATGACGAGAGCCAGCACTTCTTTACTGATAATCGGTCGCGCAGCGTATACCCCTGTTTGCGCGACATCGAACTTCCGAGTACCAGGTAAACACTGATGACCACTACCCATGAGCAGGCAATGAACTATGTTTATCAGCAAGTACTGCAAAGACTGCTGAGCTTTTTTTCTCGAGCAGAGCGCACGGCATTGCAGCTTATGATTCAGCGCATGGTGGTGGCTGCCGGAGGCATTGAGCGCATAGGTGACTACAAGGTCATGGCGATTCAGACCGGGACGTTTGACAGTTGTTACACCTTGGCGCTACTGCGTGCTGCCCAGTTGAGCATCGCCGGCAGGGCGCCTGCGACCTTTAAACTTCGAGTGGCCACCCTGCGTTTGAGCGGGACAGGCTCGTTAGCGCTGGAAAATATCCACCGTAGTTACAGCGCTTTGTTTCTCTACGACGATCCGCGTGTCGAATTATTGATGGTGGACAACCGCGAAGTCCTGCCATTCGATCATTTGTTGCCAACCTCCAAGGCCGGGGACGAGTCCAATAAGCTCAATCTGCTGATGGTCGGTCACTGCCGAGAATGGAATGGCCCCCTTGACCTGTGGGACGACGGATACCTGGCGACTGGCGAGTTCTACGGGCAGATTGCTCGTTGGGACAGTGGCGTCGATGCCATGATCACCAGCGACACGCCTCGCCAACAAAAACAGTTCCTCGACGGGCTGAGCCGCGCGGCACAAAAGGCTGGGCTCAAACCTCCTGGCGTCAGCGCCACGGGCTTTGAGAGGTTATTTGCCCTCCTAGATAACCTCGGCGACGACTATTATCGCGAATACTACACAGACCATGGGCGAGTGCCGTGGCGTCCCGTCGACCGATTCGAATCATGCCGCCGCGCCACCCACATCGATATTCACGACATGGTGGTCGGTACGCTGGAGGAACGCTGGCCGCTGCTTGTCGAGTTTCTAGGCTTGCAGTCCGACGAGATGGCGGTGTATCTGAGTGATAACGAATACGTCAGCCCTGCCATTGCGGCGCACGTGCGCGGGCTAAGGGCCTGGCATATACAGGGTTGCAACTATGAAACAGGGGTCTGCGAATACCTGCAACGGGCATTAGTGATGATGCGCCGCAAGCGTGTGCCCGAACGGCTCTGCGAGCAGGCGCTCGCAGCGTTCGGCAGCCCGGCCGCTATGGCCGAGCAGCGCGTTCTGGCGGCGGCGGAGGTGCAAAAGAGCCTTGGTTTGACCGAAACGCAGCTGATATGCCTGCTGTTCACCCCTTTTGTTGGTCGTGGAGCAGGACTGGAACGCTTTCTGCGAAGTTGCCATCCAGGCATGCTTGTGGCGATGCCTGACCTGCACAAGGCGATGCAAGGACTTCAGGCACCCGAACAAGTGCTGCAATGGATGGCTGATGTCAGTGGTCTCCCTGTCAGCCTGATCTGCACGCTTTATCGAATGACGCCGAAAGCTTTTGATGATACCCGGCTGCCTGATAGGCAATCGACCGAGGCATGCAGTTTGTCCGCAGACGAGGGAGAGGACGATGGCGCTGCCGTGATTGGCGAATTGTCGGCGGGCCGTTAAGCGTGGCAGATCCGACACAATTGACGATGATTTCCCCCCGAACTGCGCCGAGCAACGCACAAGCGTTGGTGGGCGTCGTGCCTGGCCACTTCCCATGAAAGGGCCGAGGGACACCGACTTCGCTTACCAAGCGGTTTACCGTTACCTGACCAGCCTGATTAATGAACCGGGCAGCGGCATACAAATCCGTTTGCCATCGTTGCGACAGCTGGCAGGACGTTTAAACGTATCGATCTCGACCATTCAATATGCGTATTCATTGTTGGAGAAGGAAGGGCGCGTCTACTCAGTCGCCAAGTCCGGCTATTACGCACTCCCTGTACCTGTGATTGGCCCGCTTACCGACGGTAATGATTTGCTCGAAACTGTGTATGTCAACGCCAGACGTCCCGGCATGCTCGTATTAAGTGCCGATGAGCCTGCCTTGTTGCAACCTCTGGACAGCCCGCTATTGATGTTAGAGCGCGAGCTGCTGCGCCAGTATCCACGCCAGCCGCAACCGCTTTCACAGCCCTGTGGCGAATTGGAACTGCGCACTGCCTTGGCCGCGCGCTATACCTCTTCGCCGGCGCGTTGCTGGCATGCCGATGAGGTCTATATCGGCGCCGATTTGCGCGGTGTACTGGAAATATTGATTGCCGTCCTGTGCCTTAAAGACGCCACGGTGGTCGTCGAATCGCCCTGTGACTGGACGATATTGCGACTATTGAAAGAGGCCGATGTAAACGTCATCGAGCTGTCACTGCAAGCCAACGGTGCATTCGACCTTGAACAACTCAAGGAGCTGCTGGAGACCAAGCCGGTGCGGTTGGTCATGCTGTCATCCGGGCTGAACATGCCACGCGGCAGTCAGACTCCTCCAGGCAACAGGCAATCGGTCGCGCGCCTGTTGGAGCGTCATGACAGCTGGGTGCTGGAAAATGACTGTGACGGCGAACTCGTTTTTGAGCCTGGCGGGCTCAAGTTTCGCGACCTGCTGCCCCCCGAACGCTTGATCGTATTTTCGACTTTCGAGAAGTTCATCGGGCCTGAGGCGCCCTACGGTTATGTGTTGTCGCGGCGACTGGGCGCCGAATTGCAACGATACTTTCTACTGCGCTCGTTCCGTCTGTCGCCGATCCGCCAGAAAGCCATTGCTCGTCTTTACAGCAACGGGCGCATCGACCAGCACCTCCATGTGCTGCGGCGGTTGCTCAAGGAGCGCAAGGTGCAAATGACCCAGCTATTAAATGAGCGCCTCGGTGACGCGCTGCAGTTAGTCGAGCCACAGGGAGGTGCGACGATCTGGGTGCAGTCGTTGCGTCAGGTCAACGTTCGCCGGGTGTTCCAGCGGCTACTCAAACATCAGGTCGTGATCGCGCCTGGCGAACTGTTCAGCCTGCAAGGCCTATACGGACAGCACCTGCGCCTGAGTCATACGTTCAGCGGCGACCATGACCTCGGCGTCGCAATGGGTTTGCTGGGAGATGCTTTGCGTCTTGAGTCGGTTGACTGAGCCCCGCCGCAAAACATCCTCGATGTCTCGGATCGTTACCGTCGCACTGTGGTCGAAGTGTCAGTAAACTGCGCTTCTATTCCTGAACCACTCTATTACAGAGGTTTTGCATGACACTCAGTCCTTTTGCGGGCAAACCGGCACCGGCAGAACTGTTGGTCGACATCCCGCGACTGGTAACGGCTTACTACACTGGCCAGCCGGACGCCGCGATCTCTACTCAGCGCGTCGCCTTTGGCACGTCCGGACACCGAGGCAGCTCGTTCGACTTGAGTTTCAACGAATGGCATGTTCTGGCCATCAGCCAGGCCATCTGTCTGTACCGGGAAGCCCAGGGCATCGATGGTCCACTGTTCGTTGGCATCGACACCCACGCGCTCTCCACGCCGGCAGGTGCCAGCGCCCTTGAAGTGCTGGCAGCGAACGGCGTTACCGTGATGATTGCCGAAGGCGACGAGTACACGCCGACCCCCGCCATCTCTCACGCGATTCTTTGCTACAACCGTGGACGTACTTCGGGCCTGGCAGACGGCATTGTCATTACACCGTCGCACAATCCGCCGCAAAGCGGTGGTTACAAATACAACCCTACCAACGGTGGCCCAGCAGATACCCACATCACCAAATGGATCGAAGCCAAGGCCAACGAGTTACTGAGCAACAAGCTGGCCGGCGTCAAGCGCATCAGCTATGAGCAGGCCCTAAAGGCCAGTACGACCCATCGTCACGATTACCTCAACACCTATGTCGCCGACCTGGTTAACGTGATCGACTTCGACGCGATCCGCGATGCCAAATTGCATTTGGGCGTCGATCCGCTGGGCGGAGCAGGGGTTCGTTACTGGTCGGCAATCGCTGAGCACTACCGTCTGGATCTGGAAGTAGTCAACACCCAGGTTGATCCGACATTCCGCTTCATGACAGTGGACTGGGATGGGCAGATTCGCATGGACCCATCGTCCACTTACGCGATGCAAGGTCTGATTGGTCTGAAAGATCGTTTCGACGTGGCGTTCGGCTGCGACCCGGATCACGACCGTCATGGCATCGTAACGCCGTCCGGTGGCCTGCTGGCGCCGAATAACTACCTTGCTGTGACCATCGATTACTTGTTCCAGAATCGCCCACTTTGGCGTGCCGATGCGGCCGTAGGTAAAACCGTTGTCAGCAGCGGTCTGATTGATCGCGTGGCCAAGCGACTGGGGCGCCGCTTGTACGAAGTGCCGGTCGGCTTCAAATGGTTCGCGGAAGGCTTGTTCGACGGCTCTTTGGGTTTTGGCGGCGAAGAAAGTGCTGGGGCTTCGTTCCTGCGCAAGGATGGTGGCGTCTGGAGCACCGACAAAGACGGCTTGATACCGGCGCTGTTGGCGGCCGAGATGACCGCTCGCACCGGTAGAGACCCAAGCCAAGCCTACCGTGCCTTGACCGATGAACTGGGCGAACCGTTCTCAGTGCGCGTCGATGCCAAGGCCAACCCGGCCCAAAAAGCGTTGCTGAGCAAACTGTCGCCCGACCAGGTGACATCGACCCAGCTGGCCGGAGAAGCGATTCACAACATCCTCAGCCATGCGCCGGGCAACGACCAAGCCATCGGTGGCTTGAAGGTCATGACCGAAAACGGCTGGTTCGCGGCGCGTCCATCAGGCACCGAAGACATCTACAAAATCTACGCGGAAAGCTTTGTCAGTGACGAACACCTCAGGCAACTGGTGGCTGAAGCCCAGACACTCGTGGATGGCGCAATCGCTGCGAAGTGACTAAAGACCTGTAGCGAGGAAGCATGCTTGCTCGCCACAATGTTAAAAAAAGGGGCGGCCACATTGGCCGCCCCTTTTTTCGCCAGCGATTGACCCTGTCAGGCCAGATCGACCAAAACGACTTCACTGTCTTCAATCGCTGTCACTTGCAGCACCTGCTCATCTGCGATCGCGACACCGTCTCGAGCTTGTGCTCGCAAGCCATTGACTTCAATGACACCGGTAGCCGGAACCAGGTAGGCCCGACGCCCGCTGTCGAGGCGATATTCAGCCGACTCACCGGCTTTAAGATTCGCCGCCACCAAGCGTGCATCCGCTCGAATTCGCAGACTTTGGTCGTCACCGGCCTTACCGCTGGCGAGTGTCACGAAACCTTCGCGCTGGCCTTTGGGGAACGGCTTGGCGCCCCATGAAGGCGCCGCGCCGGCCTCATTCGGGATGATCCAGATCTGAAAAATGCGGGTCTCGGTCGACTCCAGGTTGTACTCGCTGTGAGCGATACCGGTGCCGGCACTCATGACCTGGACATCCCCGGCTTCGGTACGCCCCTTGTTGCCGAGGTTGTCTTCGTGAGTAATTGCACCTTCGCGGACGTAAGTGATGATTTCCATATCCCGATGCGGGTGTTTCGGGAAGCCGGTACCCGCGGCAATAACGTCATCATTCCATACGCGCAAGTTGCCCCAGTTCATGCGTTGAGGGTCGTGATACTCGGCGAACGAAAAGTGGTGGTGAGCATCCAACCAGCCATGATGGGCGCCGCCCAGGGAGTTGAAAGGTCTGAGTTCAAGCATGATCGTCTCCTTTAAAGGTTCGTCACGGGCAGGACGCCTATGCCACAACACGCTACCGGTGGTTGATGGCGAGCATCATCCATCAGGTAACAATCGATAAAAAGCGTAAAAAATGCCTTAAATCAATCTAAAAATATGATGATAAATACACTCGAAACATTCTCATCCAGCTTTCACTTCACCGTATAAGCCAATGACCTGTAAGCATTTAGCTAGAACTGCGTGGCAAATGCAGACACCATAGCCCTCATCCGTCTCTCACCCTGGAGTCAGTCAGCGTGGCGCAACACACCCCCGATCTTCCCCCTGAACTTCGTCCTTTGGCGGACATGCCGCTGCTCAAGCGTCTGGCCGCCCGATTTTTTGGTCATGGCTTGACCCGGTTGCGCGCGCAGCACCGCGCGTCGTGGTTGCACGGCCAGGCCGATGGCTTTCGCAGCGGCCACAGCGCAGGGGTGGAATATGGCTTCAAGGAAGGCAAACTTGAGGGGCTGGAAGAAGGTCGTCAGGTGTTGCTGATCCGCGACACGCGCTCCAATGAGCATCGGCCGCCGGGCATTGACGAAAAGCTGTTTGACGACTGGCGCCTGCCACTGACTGCCGACCTCAAAAAGGGCATGAAAACCGATGTCGCCCGATTGCTACCGCCACACGCTCAGCCTAGTACCGCACAGTGGAAGATGATTTTCAGCGATACGCCTTCGACTTCGGTCATTGCCGGGGCAGGCGCCGGCAAATCGACCACGCTGGTGTTGCGCATTCTGCTGCTGGCTCACTACCTGGGATTTGAACTCGACGCCATGACCGTGGTGACCTTCACCCGCGAGTCGCGCAAAGATTTCATTAATAAGCTGATCGAGCTGTTTGCCCTGTGGGGGCGAGCACTCAGCCTGAAAGAGGCGCGAGACCTTGTCCGCACGTTCCATTCGCGCATTTTGCCGATGGTTCGCAGCTTGCCAGGGTTTGAGCGACTACAAGCGTTCGAGAATCTCAGCCACCGCACGCAAGGTGAAGAGGAGGTGGACAGCAATCCTTTTGACCTGCGGATCAACGATGCTCAACGCCAGCAACTTAACGCCTGCTATCACCGCCTGTTCACTGAGGATGAGCGTTTTCGTGAGCTGATCCAGCCCTTGTCCCGTCACGCCTTGCAACTTCGGGAGCTTGAGCGCGATCACCCCGACGTACAGAAGCGCATGGCCGTGACCGAACTCGCAGCCAAACGTGATGAAGAGCTCTGCGACACCCTTGAAGACATGTGGTTTCGTGCCGGCGCCTGGCCGATCAAGGGCATTGAGCCCAGCCGACAGTCGTTCGAAATCAACGGTTCGACCTTTCATGCTCATGGCTTTATTCCTGCTCTGGACGCTTGGGTGGTACTGGGCTTTGACCCAAGGGAAAACTCGCAGGTCAGTCGTCCAAATGCGAAGCTGTCGGTTCGCGCCGAGTGGGCGGTAAAGCGCACACTGTTTCAAGCTTTTTGCCGTAAGCCATTGATATGGTTGGATAGTTACGAGTCATCTAAACGTGTCCTTGCGTCGTTGGCCGGGGATGCCAGCGCTGGGCCGGGGTTCGATTACAAGGTCAAGGGTGAGTTGAGCTCTGCACCTTTGCTGGACTGCTTTGTCGTCGCGGCAGGGTTTATCGAGAACCTCGGGCTTGATGTGCCAGGCGCAGTCAGCCAAATGAGCTTTGCCAAGGATGATCCGGACCGTTTTTTCTTCGAGGCATTGAGCCTGTTTTGGAGAGCATTCGAAGACCATCTGCTCGATCAGAAGCCGCCGGTGATGACCTACAACCGGATGTTCGCCTTGTTCAGTGAGCGCTCGCCGGAAAACCTCAAGTTGCTCAGCAACGAGATACTGCGACCCATGTCGCACTTGATGATCGATGAATTTCAGGACGTATCGCCGCAGATCGTGTCTTGGATTCGTGCCAGCCTGAGCGAAATCCGCAGTCGTGGTCCGACCCTGCATGCAGGGCGCGGGGCGCAACGTTCGTCCTTGCTCTGTGTGGGCGATGACTGGCAGTCAATCTACGGTTGGCGGGGCAG is a window of Pseudomonas sp. DC1.2 DNA encoding:
- the mexE gene encoding multidrug efflux RND transporter periplasmic adaptor subunit MexE — its product is MEQSLKHLRFPLALLAVVIMSACGKAPQTAATMPAAKVSVAKVLEQPVNEWDEFTGRLEAPETVEIRPRVSGQIDEVAFTEGALIKKGDLLFQIDPRPFQAEVRRLEALVAQSRANATRSENEAQRGERLRTSNAISAELADSRTSASQEARAAVGALQAQLDLAKLNLSFTRVTSPISGRVSRAEITAGNLVTADTTALTSVVSTDKVYAYFDADERVFLKYTQLARQGKRGATTPVYLGLSNEDGNPHQGVMNFVDNQVNPKTGTIRGRAVFDNTDGTYTPGLYARLKLVGSGTYSAVLINDEAVGTDLGKKFVLVMDADNKTVYRAVELGPKIEGLRIVRSGLNKDDTVIVKGLQRVRPGSPVTPEVIPMATKETLAALAQQRQALEASNLPQVAPAKVAPGSVVKLAAATPRG
- a CDS encoding LysR family transcriptional regulator; the encoded protein is MNRNDLRRVDLNLLIVFETLMHERSVTRAAEKLFLGQPAISAALSRLRGLFDDPLFVRTGRSMEPSARAVEIFALLSPALDSISTAVSRAAEFDPATSTAVFRIGLSDDVEFALLPMLLKRLRAESPGIVLVVRRANYILMPSLLASGEISIGVSYTADLPANAKRKVLRRSMPKLLRADTVPGPLSLDDFCARPHALVSFAGDLSGFIDEELEKLGRKRHVVLAVPQFNGLSTLISGTDIVATVPDYTAEALTAAGGVRAEDPPLPVRSFELHMAWRGSQDNDPGERWLRSRIQMFFGDPDSLA
- a CDS encoding zinc-dependent alcohol dehydrogenase family protein, with product MSRTIRFHKFGPAEVLKCEEHAAALPAPGEVQVRVEAIGISWYDILWRQNLAPSHARLPSGLGHEMSGVVTAIGSGVDDLALGDKVASFPAQSPNDYPVYGEQIVLPRSALTRYPDVLSPIEASVYYTPLLIAYFAYVDLARVKPGQFALVTDASHCAGPSFVQLGKALGVRVIAATKTAEEREYLLSLGAEKVIVTEEQDLLMQVNKLTDNRGVDVVFDGLGGPQMSLLGDVLAPRGSLVLYGLQGGNQTPFPACAAFQKNIQFFVHCIGNFTGKPELGIIQDEVALQRALRDINQLTADRVLLPLKTRVFPFAEFVEAHRYMDECPCRERVALEVAPT
- a CDS encoding PLP-dependent aminotransferase family protein — protein: MKGPRDTDFAYQAVYRYLTSLINEPGSGIQIRLPSLRQLAGRLNVSISTIQYAYSLLEKEGRVYSVAKSGYYALPVPVIGPLTDGNDLLETVYVNARRPGMLVLSADEPALLQPLDSPLLMLERELLRQYPRQPQPLSQPCGELELRTALAARYTSSPARCWHADEVYIGADLRGVLEILIAVLCLKDATVVVESPCDWTILRLLKEADVNVIELSLQANGAFDLEQLKELLETKPVRLVMLSSGLNMPRGSQTPPGNRQSVARLLERHDSWVLENDCDGELVFEPGGLKFRDLLPPERLIVFSTFEKFIGPEAPYGYVLSRRLGAELQRYFLLRSFRLSPIRQKAIARLYSNGRIDQHLHVLRRLLKERKVQMTQLLNERLGDALQLVEPQGGATIWVQSLRQVNVRRVFQRLLKHQVVIAPGELFSLQGLYGQHLRLSHTFSGDHDLGVAMGLLGDALRLESVD
- the pgm gene encoding phosphoglucomutase (alpha-D-glucose-1,6-bisphosphate-dependent), with product MTLSPFAGKPAPAELLVDIPRLVTAYYTGQPDAAISTQRVAFGTSGHRGSSFDLSFNEWHVLAISQAICLYREAQGIDGPLFVGIDTHALSTPAGASALEVLAANGVTVMIAEGDEYTPTPAISHAILCYNRGRTSGLADGIVITPSHNPPQSGGYKYNPTNGGPADTHITKWIEAKANELLSNKLAGVKRISYEQALKASTTHRHDYLNTYVADLVNVIDFDAIRDAKLHLGVDPLGGAGVRYWSAIAEHYRLDLEVVNTQVDPTFRFMTVDWDGQIRMDPSSTYAMQGLIGLKDRFDVAFGCDPDHDRHGIVTPSGGLLAPNNYLAVTIDYLFQNRPLWRADAAVGKTVVSSGLIDRVAKRLGRRLYEVPVGFKWFAEGLFDGSLGFGGEESAGASFLRKDGGVWSTDKDGLIPALLAAEMTARTGRDPSQAYRALTDELGEPFSVRVDAKANPAQKALLSKLSPDQVTSTQLAGEAIHNILSHAPGNDQAIGGLKVMTENGWFAARPSGTEDIYKIYAESFVSDEHLRQLVAEAQTLVDGAIAAK
- a CDS encoding pirin family protein, whose product is MLELRPFNSLGGAHHGWLDAHHHFSFAEYHDPQRMNWGNLRVWNDDVIAAGTGFPKHPHRDMEIITYVREGAITHEDNLGNKGRTEAGDVQVMSAGTGIAHSEYNLESTETRIFQIWIIPNEAGAAPSWGAKPFPKGQREGFVTLASGKAGDDQSLRIRADARLVAANLKAGESAEYRLDSGRRAYLVPATGVIEVNGLRAQARDGVAIADEQVLQVTAIEDSEVVLVDLA
- a CDS encoding UvrD-helicase domain-containing protein, which translates into the protein MAQHTPDLPPELRPLADMPLLKRLAARFFGHGLTRLRAQHRASWLHGQADGFRSGHSAGVEYGFKEGKLEGLEEGRQVLLIRDTRSNEHRPPGIDEKLFDDWRLPLTADLKKGMKTDVARLLPPHAQPSTAQWKMIFSDTPSTSVIAGAGAGKSTTLVLRILLLAHYLGFELDAMTVVTFTRESRKDFINKLIELFALWGRALSLKEARDLVRTFHSRILPMVRSLPGFERLQAFENLSHRTQGEEEVDSNPFDLRINDAQRQQLNACYHRLFTEDERFRELIQPLSRHALQLRELERDHPDVQKRMAVTELAAKRDEELCDTLEDMWFRAGAWPIKGIEPSRQSFEINGSTFHAHGFIPALDAWVVLGFDPRENSQVSRPNAKLSVRAEWAVKRTLFQAFCRKPLIWLDSYESSKRVLASLAGDASAGPGFDYKVKGELSSAPLLDCFVVAAGFIENLGLDVPGAVSQMSFAKDDPDRFFFEALSLFWRAFEDHLLDQKPPVMTYNRMFALFSERSPENLKLLSNEILRPMSHLMIDEFQDVSPQIVSWIRASLSEIRSRGPTLHAGRGAQRSSLLCVGDDWQSIYGWRGSSPTYFMEFNKEFPSPSTTRVMLSDNYRSHQHIIDAAEHIVRAAPAIPGKKAKASGEPKTLLPVNVLDRDDQSMALRLIEHYKKGDSVLMLYRKSSDKLLIEEHIRSVVNVDSSLSHDSRRLKQLTYHSAKGLQADAVFLLGDCQHLTSSPFKNQVYRMAGLGKTGDSEPYDSAQKDEILRLAYVGITRAVSHCYWYIDGQDTQAVNLPKASDRIGQGKAFFADHRQRHKRL